The genomic DNA CGTTCAAGGCGCCGGCCGAACCGCTGGGTTTTCTCAAGGCCGCCAACACCTTCGTCGGCCATCGCGCGCGCACGCTGCGGCCGGCCGACGTGGGCTTCATGCACTACGAATGCGAGCTGGCCGTGGTGATCGGCAAGACCGCCCGCAACGTGACGCGCGCGCAGGCCTACGACTACGTGGCCGGCTACACCGTGGCCAACGACTACGCGCTGCGCGACTACCTGGAAAACTGGTATCGCCCCAACCTGCGCGTCAAGAGCCGCGACACCTGCACGCCGCTGGGGCCGTGGCTGGTGGACCGCGACGACGTGGCCGACCCGATGAACCTGGACCTGCGCACCACCGTCAACGGTGTCGAGACCCAGCGCGGCAACACCCGCGACATGGTGTTCGACATCCCCGCCCTGATCGCTTACTTCAGCGGCTTCATGACGCTGTCGCCCGGCGACCTGATCCTGACCGGCACGCCCGACGGCATCGTCAACGTGCAGCCGGGCGACGAGGTCGTGACCGAAATCGACGGCATCGGCCGGCTCGTCAACACGCTGGTGCCCTGCCCCGCCTGATTTCCCTTACCTGGATATTCCCCGCATGCTTGACACTTCCACCGTGCGCGCCCTGGCGGCGCGCCTGCACGACGCCGAACGCAGCCGCCAGCAGATCCGCCAGATCTCGCTGGAGCACCCCGACATCACCATCGCCGACGCCTACGCCATCCAGCGCGCCTGGATGGACATCAAGCTGGGCGAAGGCCGCGTCAAGCGCGGCCACAAGATCGGCCTGACCTCGCGCGCCATGCAACTGTCATCGCAGATCGACGAGCCCGATTTCGGCATGTTGCTCGATGACATGTTCTTCGAGGACGGCGGCGACATTCCCGCCGGCCGCTTCATCCTGCCGCGCCTGGAAGTGGAGCTGGCCTTCGTGCTGGGCAAGCGCCTGCAAGGCCCGAACGTGACGCTGTTCCAGGTGTACGACGCGGTCGACTACGTGATCCCGGCGCTGGAGATCATCGATGCCCGCTCGCACGGCATCGACCCCGACAGCAAGCGCCCGCGCAAGGTGTTCGACACCATCGCCGACAACGCGGCCAACGCCGGCGTGGTGATGGGCGGCCGGCCGGTGAAGATCGGCGAACTGGACCTGCGCTGGATCGGCGCGATCCTGTCGCGCAACGCGGTGATCGAAGAAACCGGCGTGGCCGCCGGCGTCTTGAACCATCCCGCCAATGGCGTAGTATGGCTGGCGAACAAGCTGGCCGCGCACGACGTGGCGCTGGAAGCGGGCGAGATCATCCTGTCGGGGTCCTTCACCCGTCCGGTGGCCGCGCGCCCCGGCGACACCTTCAACGTCGACTACGGCGTGCTCGGCTCCGTCAACTGCCATTTCATCTGACCTCAACGCGGCCCATGGATATCCTGACCAATCAGTTCAAGCGCGCGCTGCGCGCCGGCACGCCCCAGATCGGCCTGTGGGCCGGGCTGGCCAGCGCCTACACCTCCGAGATCATCGCCGGCGCCGGCTTCGACTGGCTGCTGATCGACGGCGAGCACGCCCCCAACACGCTGCAGACCACGCTGGCGCAGCTGCAATCGGTGGCCGCCTATCCGGTGGCGCCGGTGGTGCGCCCGGCCTGGAACGATCCAGTGCAGATCAAGCAGATCCTCGACACGGGCGCCCAGACGCTGCTGGTGCCGATGGTGCAGTCGGCCGAAGAGGCCGCCGCCGCCGTGGCCGCGGTGCGTTATCCGCCCGCCGGCATCCGTGGCGTGGGCAGCGCGCTGGCGCGTTCGTCGCGCTGGAACCGCATCCCCAACTACCTGGAGCGCGCCAACGACGAGATGTGCGTGCTGGTGCAGATCGAGACGCCGCGCGGCGTCGATGCGCTGGAAGCCATCCTGGCGGTGGACGGCGTCGACGGCGCCTTCATCGGCCCGGCCGACCTGTCGGCCAGCATGGGCTACCTGGGCCAGCCCGACCATCCCGAAGTCACCCGCGCCATCGACGCGGCCATCGGCCGCATCGTCAAGTCGGGCAAGGCGGCCGGCATCCTGCACAGCGGCGTGGCGCAGGCCAGGCACTATCTGTCGCTGGGCGCGACCTTCGTCGCGGTGGGCGTGGACGCGGTGCTGCTGGCGCGCGCGGCCGAAAAGCTGGCCGGCGAGTTCAAGGACCTCAAGCCGGTCGGCAAGGCCGGCGGGCCGTACTGAGCCCGGCGGGAAGCAACGGAAAAAACCGGCGCCCACGGGCGCCGGTTTTTCCATCGGAGGCCAGGAACGGCGTAGCCAGATGGGCCGTGCCGCCTGGCCCGATCCGGGCGATCAGGAGCGGCCGCCCAGGCTGCCGCCGCCATCCACGCCCAGCACCTGGCCGGTGATGAAGCCGGCGTCGTCCGACAGCAGGAAGGCGATGGCGGCGGCCACTTCGGCCGGCGTGCCCAGGCGCTTCATCGGCACCGAGGCCAGCGCGCGCTTTTCGCCTTCGCTGCCCGCCGGGCGGGTGGCGCGGAACATCTCGGTTTCGATGGGGCCCGGCGCCACCGCGTTGGCGGTCACGCCGTATTCGGCCAGCTCCAGCGCCCAGGTGCGGGTGCAGCCGACCAGCGCGCTCTTGGCGGCCGAATAGGCGGTGCGTTCCAGGCCGCCGTGGATGGCGCGGCTGCAGACGTTGACGATACGGCCGGCGCGGCGCGCTTTCATCGATTCGATGAAGGCCTGGGTGACCTGCACGGCGACGCGCACGTTCAGGTCCAGCACGTTGTAGAGGGTGGCCAGGTCGATCTCGCCCAGCGGCTGGGGCGAGGCGATGCCGACGTTGTTGACCACGGCATCGACCGGGAATTTCTCGCGGATCTCGCGCAGCACTTCCTCGGTGCGGCCGGCGTCGGCCAGGTCACAGGCATAGAGGTAGCCGGGAAAGTCCACATCGCCGGTATTGCGCGCGATACCGACCACATGACAACCCATGTCGGACAGCCGCTGAGTAAGGGCCCAGCCTATGCCTTTGGTGGCGCCCGTGATGAGCACGCATTTGTCCTTCATGGATCGAAACCTCGTTGTTCGTTACTGGGGCGAAAACGGGCGCTTGGGCGCCCGGTCTTCAAGTAGACACCATCCGGCGTTACCTGTCTTGTAAATTGCGTAGCAATTCTTGCGTGCCGGACACCCTCCGCCTCGGATCGGGCGCGCGGCTTTCCGGAGAAAAATCAGGCGCTTGGAAGGCGCCCGCTGCCCAGGCGCCGGAAAAACGCGCCGGGAGTGCTCAAAAAACGATCAAGGGGTGGCCAGCGACCGCGCCGGAACGCATCAGGCGTCCCGGGTGACCGGGACGCGGGGCGCCAGGGCGCAGAGCAGCTCGTAACCAATGGTGCCGGCCGCCAGCGCGACTTCGTCCACCGACGGCCCCTCTTCGCCCCACAGCGAAACCGGGGCGCCGACGCCCGCGGCCGGAATCGGGTCCAGGTCGACGATCAGCATATCCATCGAAACCCGGCCCACCAACCGGGTGCGGATGCCGGCCACGACCACCGGGGTGCCGGTGGCGGCGTGGCGCGGATAGCCGTCGGCGTAGCCGCAGGCCACGATGCCGACCCGCATGGGCCGGTCGGCCCGGAACAACGCGCCGTAGCCAACCGAATCGCCGGCCTTCAATTCCTGCACCGCGATGATCTCGGAGCGCAGCGACATGGCCGGCTTGAGACCGAAGGCGGCGGCCTCGGCGTCGGCGAATGGCGAGGCGCCGTACAGGCAGATGCCGGGGCGGACCCAGTGCGCCTGGGCCTCGGACCCCACGGCGATCTCGGCAAAGCGCAGCGTGGCCGCGGAGTTGCAGACGCTGATGGGTCCCGCCGCCATCTTATGCGTCACCGAATTGAACACGGCCAGTTGCTCGGTGATGCCCTGGGGACCGTCGGCGCAGGCGAAATGGGTCATCTTGCCGAGCGAGCCGATCACGCCCTGCTGTTGCAGCAGCAGCGCGCGCTCGTGGGCGGCGGGATAGGCGGCCGGGGAAAAACCCAGCCGGTTCATGCCGCTGTTGAGCTTGAGCATGATGTCGACCCGCCGCGACAGGCGCGCGCGGGCCAGCATGTCGAGCTGCTCGCGCTGGTGCACCGTGACGCTCAGGTGGTAGCGGTCGACGATGTCGAGATCGGACGGATTGAAGAAGCCTTCGAGCAGCAGGATCGGCCCGCCCCAGCCGGCCTCGCGGCAGCGCACCGCTTCGTCCAGGTCGAGCATGGCCAGGCCCTGCGCCTTGGAGAAGCCGGCGACCGCCTGCTCGATGCCGTGGCCGTAGGCATTGGCCTTGATCACCGCCCAGATCGACGGCGCCACGCCGGACGCGGCGGCGGCGGTCTGGTCGAGGTGGCGGCGCACGGCGGCCAGATTGTGGGCCAGGGCGGAAACGGAAACGGTGGCGGAAATTGGGCGGGGCATGGTATGAGATCCTGTGGCGCTTAAGTCTAACTGATCGGCGCGGCGGCGG from Achromobacter xylosoxidans includes the following:
- a CDS encoding fumarylacetoacetate hydrolase family protein, encoding MKHARIAYEGAIHAATDAGNGQIRLADGRLLAEDAVTWLPPIEPRTTFTLAINYADHAKELAFKAPAEPLGFLKAANTFVGHRARTLRPADVGFMHYECELAVVIGKTARNVTRAQAYDYVAGYTVANDYALRDYLENWYRPNLRVKSRDTCTPLGPWLVDRDDVADPMNLDLRTTVNGVETQRGNTRDMVFDIPALIAYFSGFMTLSPGDLILTGTPDGIVNVQPGDEVVTEIDGIGRLVNTLVPCPA
- the hpaH gene encoding 2-oxo-hept-4-ene-1,7-dioate hydratase, with product MLDTSTVRALAARLHDAERSRQQIRQISLEHPDITIADAYAIQRAWMDIKLGEGRVKRGHKIGLTSRAMQLSSQIDEPDFGMLLDDMFFEDGGDIPAGRFILPRLEVELAFVLGKRLQGPNVTLFQVYDAVDYVIPALEIIDARSHGIDPDSKRPRKVFDTIADNAANAGVVMGGRPVKIGELDLRWIGAILSRNAVIEETGVAAGVLNHPANGVVWLANKLAAHDVALEAGEIILSGSFTRPVAARPGDTFNVDYGVLGSVNCHFI
- the hpaI gene encoding 4-hydroxy-2-oxoheptanedioate aldolase; the encoded protein is MDILTNQFKRALRAGTPQIGLWAGLASAYTSEIIAGAGFDWLLIDGEHAPNTLQTTLAQLQSVAAYPVAPVVRPAWNDPVQIKQILDTGAQTLLVPMVQSAEEAAAAVAAVRYPPAGIRGVGSALARSSRWNRIPNYLERANDEMCVLVQIETPRGVDALEAILAVDGVDGAFIGPADLSASMGYLGQPDHPEVTRAIDAAIGRIVKSGKAAGILHSGVAQARHYLSLGATFVAVGVDAVLLARAAEKLAGEFKDLKPVGKAGGPY
- a CDS encoding SDR family oxidoreductase, which produces MKDKCVLITGATKGIGWALTQRLSDMGCHVVGIARNTGDVDFPGYLYACDLADAGRTEEVLREIREKFPVDAVVNNVGIASPQPLGEIDLATLYNVLDLNVRVAVQVTQAFIESMKARRAGRIVNVCSRAIHGGLERTAYSAAKSALVGCTRTWALELAEYGVTANAVAPGPIETEMFRATRPAGSEGEKRALASVPMKRLGTPAEVAAAIAFLLSDDAGFITGQVLGVDGGGSLGGRS
- the alr gene encoding alanine racemase; amino-acid sequence: MPRPISATVSVSALAHNLAAVRRHLDQTAAAASGVAPSIWAVIKANAYGHGIEQAVAGFSKAQGLAMLDLDEAVRCREAGWGGPILLLEGFFNPSDLDIVDRYHLSVTVHQREQLDMLARARLSRRVDIMLKLNSGMNRLGFSPAAYPAAHERALLLQQQGVIGSLGKMTHFACADGPQGITEQLAVFNSVTHKMAAGPISVCNSAATLRFAEIAVGSEAQAHWVRPGICLYGASPFADAEAAAFGLKPAMSLRSEIIAVQELKAGDSVGYGALFRADRPMRVGIVACGYADGYPRHAATGTPVVVAGIRTRLVGRVSMDMLIVDLDPIPAAGVGAPVSLWGEEGPSVDEVALAAGTIGYELLCALAPRVPVTRDA